The genomic stretch CAGCATGTCAACGGCGGAACGCGAGAAGACGGCGCGTGCCGGTGCGGCGAGACCTAGGCCCAGGTACGACAAGGAGATCGACAGCCTTCGCACCTGCCTCGGCCGGCGCGCGGGGGCGCATTCGTCTTGCGCCGCAACGGTCTCGCAAGAGAGGGAGTCGGGATACGCGCGCCGCCCACGTGCTTGGACTGAATGTGTATCTCAGCACCCACAGCCGTAGCTGAACACATCGCTGCCCAGCACTTTCCATGCGCCATTAATGTTGACGAGCGCTAGGCGATACCAGCGATCGTCGGTCGTCGTGGTTCCGCCCAGATGGCCTGGACCACGTCCTTGGCCCTCCCACACGGCGATATCGGGAACGTGGTCGCCGTCCAGGTCGTAATGCAGGTGAACCCCTCGCACAAAGCCGGTGGCAGCCCGGTCCAACCTCACGTGTGTTTCGGTGCGAATGGCAGGGCCAGGCGGCAAGTCGATGCTTGCATAGAACGCGAACAAGGTTCCGGGGGGATTGCGATTCAACTTCGACGACTCGCTCGCCCCGGCACTGCCCTCCACGGGCGACTCAGCGTCAAAGTAGCGCCAGATGAGGGGATCCGCGGCCCCGTAGGAAAACCCGGGAACCCAGCCCCGACACATCGGTTCGTCGACGTCGCGCCACAGTGTCTCGCTCTTGCGCATCAGGCTGGCTTCGACTTGCAACCGGCCGTCTCGGAACAACTGCACGCGCTGGACCGGCCGCACCAGCAGTTGCGTGCGAGCCAACATGTCGTACAAGCCTGCGCCGTAGACCTCGTCTTCCTCGCGTTTGCGCTTCTGCCTGGAGGTGAACAGCTGGCGAAACACGATGCCGAAGCGGCCGCTGCCCTCCTCGGCGGTGGCCTTCGGCGGCGCCACGTCCGCCTCGCTGCGAAACAGCGAGGGTCGCGCGACGGGGAACTCCAGTGCTCGCACCAGCCGGATGACGGGCGCCGCCGCATTCTCGTTCGAGGTCGGATCCTGCATCGGCTCCCACAGGCCGATTTCGTTCTGCAGTTCGTGGCCGATGTTATTCATCCGCAACTCGCGCTGCCAAACCTCGTCGCTCACGTTCTTGCCTTCGGCCTGCAACCGACCCGCCTCACCACCGAGATCCAGGTTTTGCGACGCCTTGCGCTTGAGGTCAGCCCAGTCGGCATAAGGGGCAGGCTTGCGGCCCTTCAGGCCGAGAGCCAAGTGCTCTTTCATGCGTTCCAGCCCGTCGTCGCGCGGCCAAGGCCCTTCCGGCGGAATGCCGGGTTGCTGCTTCTGGAGGTAATCTGCGTACGCCTCCAGCGCGTTCCAGCCCGGCTCGAGCCAGAACACGCGTTCCGGGTCGTAGTCGGGTGACGACGATAGGTCTGCGCTTCGATCACCGCGGATGCGGGCCAGGTCAACCGGTGTGAACGTTAGATAGCGGCAGGCCGTGAAACCAATCGGCCCGTCAAACACCTGGACTTCGCAATAGCCACCTTCCGCCTCCTCGCGCACCAGCTTCACGGTGGTGTTGAGCGCCAACCGGGCAAGCACAGGGGCATCGAGACGCGGCGCCTCACGCAGTGTCACCCCATTTCCGCTCACCCACCGCTGTGCTGCATCCACCCCATCCTCGCCCGCCTTACGGCGCGCGATACGCTCGGTACCCAGGTATTTGCAGGCCACGTAGCCGTATTGGCCCTGGCCTTCGATCAAACAAAAGCCGCTGATTTCGGTTGGGCTCTTGAGGATCAACTCGGCGCCGCGCAGCAAGGTGCCGCTGACCTTGTGCTCAGGGCTCGGGCCCGTGCGTACTCGCACATCGTCGGCAGTCACCCACCGGGGCGGCTGAGCTGGTGGCACAGCTACGGCAGACGCACATTCCAGGGTTGTCAGGATCAGGGCGGCGATCGCCACCGCGGGAAGGTTGCGACTGGGCCAGAGTTGCAACGGCGCGTCGTCCTTCATGTCCATCCTTGCGCGGCAAGTCCAACCGCCTTTGCATTGCTTTCAGGTACTCGCGCGGCCAGCGGTCTCATCCTCGATCCCGTTTTCCCGGCGCGATCTTCATCTTGGCATCACGGATGCGCGCCGTCGAGAATGCCACGAGCGAGCGGTCTCACTGCCAACAGGATGCGGACCGGGATGTCGAATAGTTCACGTTTGATCCGAGGAATCGGGCCGGTCCGAACCGCTTCCGCTGCCTTCGAGGCAACTGGTCGTCAGCGGAGACCTGAAGGCGACGGCGTAACGGGTTCCGAAAGCACGTAGCAGAGCCACGACTGGCGATAGCTGAACGGTTGCGTGCCCACGCGCACGAGTTCGATACCGCTCACGATGAAGTGCTTGCCCTTCATCGCCGTGACAGTCGCGCGGTCGAGCTGCGGCAGCAGGTGCCGACCGGGAAGTCCACCGCCCTCCGTGAGCTTCGCGACCGTGACGCGCTCGCCGGTGGGAGCCGAAGCGCCAGCCGAGAGTCAAACGAGAGAAGGCTGGCGTAGGCCCAGTGTGCGTTGCGCGACGGCGTGGTCGATGCTTGGTCTCCGGCTCTCCATGTCAGCGTGACGCCGATTGCGTCAGCCGGTAGATCAGCAGGGCTGCGCGGACGGCTCCCCGCTCGATCGATGCGATCTCCAGGTCCTCGTCGTCGCTGTGCGCACCGCGTCCCTGCGCGCCGAGGCCGTCGATGCCCACCGTGTACGGCGCCACGAATTGCACGTCGCCCGCGCCACGCAGTGACGGATCGAAGATATCGATTCGGCCCAGCCCCGCGTCCAAACTGGCCTTCGAGTAGAGGTCCGCCAGCGTGCGCCCTGCCTCGGTAGGCGGCATCGGCGGGTAAATCTCGGTAAAGCTGATCGTCGCCGAGGTACCGGGCAGGTTGCCCGTCGAGACGATCGTCTGCATCTTCTGACGCGCGCGTTCCCCCTGCTCCGGGGAGAGGTAGCGTAGGTCGCCAAGAGCCTGCGCGTCGCGCGCGATCACGTTGGATTTGCCGAAGGCGCTCGCCGTTGCTGTATCGTTGTTGTAAGAGACATCGGTGCCCCCGAAGATCAGGCCTGGGTTGAACGTGAGGGCCGGCTCGATCACCTGCTCGCGGAACGCGTTGAGGATGCGCGCCGTTTCGTAGATCGCGCCGTAACCTGACTGTGCCGAGAACACGCCCATGGAATGCGCCGCCTTGCCCTTGACGTGCAGCGTCCAGCTGCCGTGGGAGCGACGCGCGATGCTGGCGGTGTCCACGCCGTCGCGCTTGATGCTGCCCTCGAACGACAGGGCGTAGTTGGCGCGCTTGCCCATGGCCACCATGTCGGCGCGCGCCATCTGCAGCGGCACGCCGGTGCGTTCCTCGTCACCCGTGAACATGATCTCGACGTTGGCGTGTTCCAGCGCGCCCACCTTCTTGAGTGCGCGCAGTGCTTCGATCATGATGACGTTGCCGCCCTTCATGTCGTTCACGCCCTGTCCGCGCACGCGGTCGCCCTGACGCTCCCACAGCGGGACGGAGCTGTCCTTCTCAAACACCGTGTCCAGATGGCCGAGCAGCAGCACGCGCTTGCCCTGACCGCCCTCCTGCGTTGCAACCAGATGCCCCGCACGCTTCATGCTCGGCGGCATGTCGATCCAGCGGGTCTTGAAGCCCAGCGCATCCAGTTCCGCTCGATAGATCTCGCCAACGGCGCGCACGCCTTCGGGGTTCAGGGTGCCGCTGTTGATGCGAACCGATCGCTCCAGCAACTCCAACGCCGCAGGCGTGCGCTGCTTGACGGCGGCGACGATGCGTTGCTCCGTCTCCGAAAGCTGTGCGTGCGCGACGTCAGTGAGCAAGAAGAAGACGGCAGCGGCAGCGGTGGCAAATTTCAACATCGAACGATATCTCCGGGTCGCGTCTTGGTTGTCAGTCTTCCACGCCGGCACGATCAGCGTGCGCGGGAAACGATTCCGTCCCCCACGAGCTGCTACGTGTTCATGCCGTGGTCCTTGGCTCGCTTTCGAGTGCTACCTGAGGGGGTTAGTATGCTGGCCACCAATTTGTGGAGCACCTGTCTACTATGCCGAAGACCTACGCCCAACTGCGCAACGAGATGGAAGCCCTGCAGCGCCGCATGGAGGCGGCAAGGAAGAAGGAAGGCGCTGGAGCGCTGAAGGAGGTGAGGCAGCTGGTCGCGCTGTATGGCTTCACAGCAGAGGACTTGTTTGGCAATGAATCGAAGCGCGGTGCCCCCCGGAAGACGTCGAGCAAGGCGCAGAAGCAAGACGCCCCCAAATACCAAGACGTGAACGGCAACAGCTGGTCCGGCCGCGGTCCCCGTCCGGCATGGCTCCGAGCAGCATTGGAAAACGGGGAGTTGCTTGAGTCGTTCCTCACGCAGCCACCGGGCCAGTCCAAAGCGACCGGCGACGACGCTGCTCCGGCTCCTGCCAAGAAGCGTCGCGCCGGAGTGAAGGCGGCTGCCGCGAAGAAGGTCACGGCCAAGAAGCCCGGACGCCAGGTCAAGGCCGCGGGGAAGAAGGCAAGGGCCGGTGGTGCAACCGGTGATGCCGCCGCTTCCAACGCCTCGGCCCAGCAGGGCCGCAAACGTTCGGCGGCATCATCGGCAGCGGCCAAGCCGGCAGCGAAGAAGCAACGCTCAGCCAAGGCAGCGTCTGCTCGTCAAGTGGCTGCCCCGACCGCCGCTCTTGAAGACGTGGGCGCCCAGGCAGCCGAAGCTTAGGACTGCCACCGGTTGTCGATTCAGTCCACAGTCAACACCAGGCAACCGCCCATGATCCTGATACGCACCCGGGCCCGTGGGCCGAAGCCCGCTGCTTCGAGCCACTTGCCCTGCATACGAATCCACGGGACCTTGGTCTCAACGACCTGACGGTGCGGTCCCGGACTCGCTCGTTCATGGGTTCTGAACATCGACGAGACGGTGATGTACCGTTCGTGCTTCGGCAGCTCAGTTGTGGGCAATGCTTCGCCCGGCCTATGATTGTCATCAGCCACGATTAACTTCCACCAAAGTTGGTTGTGGTTAGCTGGCCTGGGGTGTTAGCGCACCTTCAGGCCGGCGCCTGTGCGACGTTGCCGCGCGGACACGATAAAGGGACTTGGCCGCGCAGGGAAGGAGAAGATGCGAGGACTTCTTCGCCCTGGCAAAAGAAGCGAAACCCCCTACGTTTGCCAAGCAGCTAAAGCGAAGGAAACCGGTCCGGATCTGGCCGTCGAGCGGACGTAGAGGCGGATTCCCAAGCTTTTGCGCCGACCGTCCCGGTCAGGCCAGGCTATCGCCTGCTGGCAACGAGATGCCGGGCACGGGGAAGCGCTTCGCCAATCCGATGACTTCCTCTCGGATGCCGGGAAGCACGTTGTCGTCCTTGGCGCTCAGCGTGCGATGGATCAAGTCGGCGACCTGGGCCATCTCGGCTTCTTTCATACCGCGGGTGGTTAGCGCGGGCGTCCCCATGCGAACGCCGCTCGGGTCCATGGCACTGCGCGGCTCGTCCGGAATCATGTTCTTGTTCAGCGTGATGCCGACCTCGTCGAGGCGCTTTTCCGCAACGCCGCCCGACAGCGCCCAGCTCGATACGCTGTCGACCAACATCAGGTGGTTGTCCGTCCCGTTGGTGATCAGGCGGGCTCCCCGTTCCATCAGTGTCGCCGCCAGCGTTTTCGCGTTGGCGATGATCTGCGCCGCGTAGTCGACGAACTCCGGCCGAGCTGCTTCTTGGAAGGCGACGGCCTTGGCCGCGACCATCTGCATGATCGGCCCGCCCTGGAACGAGGGGAACACGCTCTTGTCGATGAGCTTGCCGGTGCTGGCCTCACGCGAGAGGATCATGCCGCCGCGGGGGCCTCGCAAGCTCTTGTGGGTGGTGGTCAACACGACGTCGAAGCCAGCATCGAAGGGATTGGCCAGCTGCTTGCCAACGATGAGCCCCGCGATGTGGGCCACATCTGCCACCGCCCAGGCTCCAACCTCGGTGGCGATCTCGCGCATCACCTTGTAGTCAAGCTCGCGCGGGTAGGCGGAAAAGCCGGCCAGCAGGATCTTCGGCTTCTCGCGGCGCGCCACCTCGCGCATCTCGTCATAGTCAATGCGACCGGTCTCAACGTCCGACATCCGGTAGCGCACGAAGTTGTAGATCTTCGCCACGTGAGTGACTGGGTGCCCGTGCGTCAGGTGCCCCCCGTGCGCCAGCTCCATGCCGAGGATGGTGCTGCCGGGTTCGGCCAGGGCCAGGTAGGTCGCGATGTTCGCCGGCGCGCCCGCGTGGGGCTGAACGTTGGCATGCTCGCACCTGAACAGGGCCTTGGCGCGGTCGATCGCGATCTGCTCGATCTGGTCTGTGAACTCCTGGCCGCCGTAGTAGCGGCGCCCAGGGTATCCCTCGCTGTACCGGTTGTTCAGCACAGACCCCATGGCCTCCATGATGGCCGGACTGACGTAGTTCTCGCTGGCGATCAGTTCGAGCCCTGTGATCTGCCTGTGCTCCTCGCCTTTCATCAGCTTGGCAATGGTGGGATCGGCCGCGCTCAGGTGGTTGTAGTACATCGTCCGCGTCCTCTGTCTTTGTGGCTAAGGGATTCGGAAGGGATGGGAAGGGTGAGACGGCGCAGAACCTACCAGGATGCAGCTTCCGGAAACGCCCGTATCGCCGCATGGACCGCATGCTTCCAGTGGTTGCGAAACGCCACGTCGGAATAGATGTAGCGGCGCTTCTTCTCGACTTCGTCGTCCCGCGTCACTCGCTACGGCCTGGCCTGCGATTCCGCCAGCAGCTGGATTCTGCATGCCCGCTCCAGCATGAGGGCTAGCACCACTGACTGCCGCGGGGTGTCTGCTACGACCACCAGGCCCTGGTTGCACAGCAGCACGGCCGTATGCTCGCCGAGGGCATGCGCAACTACCTGCCCCACTTCGCGCTAGAGGATCGTGAGGCATGAGAGTGGCCCAAAGGCGGCGTGAAGTCTGCTCGCCACCAAATTTTGGGGACACCTTCAATGCCGAAGACCTACGCCCAGCTGCGCAACGAGATGGAAGCCCTGCAGCGCCGCATGGAGGCGGCAAGGCGCAAGGAAGGCGCGCACAGGTGCGCTGAAGGAGATAAGGCAGCTGGTCGCGTTATACGGCTTCAGCGCAGAGGACGTGTTCGGGGGCGAGCAGAAGGTGGTCGCGCCGAAGAAGCAAGGGCGAAAAGGATCGGCGTCGGTAGCCGCAAAGTACCAGGACGGCAAAGGGAGCAGCTGGTCCGGGCGCGGTCCTCGGCCACGCTGGCTGCGAGAGGCACTAGTCCGCTGAATCATTGAAATGGGCGGTGAGGGATGTCCGAGACGGGATGCGATGCAAGGCGCAAAGCACAGCGATGCCGAGTGGCATCGCGAGCATTTGCAACGCCGCAGCGCGCCCGGCTCGCGCAGACAGCACCGATCCGATTTCAGTGCTTCAGTGGACTAGGGGCTACATCGCCAGTTGAGCGCCGCGGCCCCCCTTCTGGGTCGCGCACATGATTCAGGAAATGCGGGGCTACTGCGGCAGGTTGTCCTGGTCGGTGCCGGCCATGCGCTCCAGGTACTCGTTGGCCAGCTTCAGGTAGGCCTCCTTGTAGGGCTGGTCGGGCACCTTCGCCATCTCGGTGTAGTCCCGCTTGAACGCCGCTTGCTCCTCCCCGGTGGGCCTGGCGCCGCCCCTCATCTTTTCCACCAACGTGCTCAGGCGCGCATAAGCCTGCGCCATCATGGGGTCCTGCAGCTTGCGGTCCACCTGCTCGCAGCTCTGCAGGTCAGGGATCCAGTGTCGGTGCCGGTTCACCTCGGCGCCGTGTTCGTTGCCCTCGGCCAGATACAGCTGATGCGCTGCCTCGTAGTTGGCGTTGACCTCCTCCCGGCATTCCTCGGTGGTGGTCGCGCCGAAGGGCCATGTCCTGGCGGCCCCCGACTGCTCCATGTACCACTTGTGGCACCCCAGCACGAAGTGGGGTGTGTCGCCCTTGCATGCCGACACGCGCCGCGGCCGGTTTTGGCTTGCCCATTCGTGGCCGGCGGTTTCCTGCTCCTTGCGCGCTTCCAGGATGCGAACGAAACAGCCGCGGATGAACTCCTCGGAGCCCTGGCACTCGGAGCGCATCGCGGGCGAGTGCACCTGCGCCCAGGCCTGCCCCGCCAGAAACTGCGCGCTGACGTGCTGGCGTGGCTCCGGCACCCGCCGTACAGCCCCACCCGTTTCGCGCAGCAGCGGGGGCTCAGCCTGGGTACTGACCGCGTTCCCTGCGCCGATCGCCAGCAGCACCAGCGGCCACACCAGAATGAGGCCATAGCACAGTGCCGACAGACGCGCGGCCGGTTGGCGCACACCGCGCACCAGGTTGAGCAGCAGCTTGAGAAAGGCGACCACCGAGCCGAGCATCACCACCAAGCCGCCCTGTTCCACAGCCGACTCCAGCAGCACGTGGGTGCTGCCGCTCATGGCCGCGCCGAACTGCAGGGTCTGTACCGCCAGTGACAGACCGATGATGCCCAGAAACGCGTAGTGGAAAAGCCGCTGCATCTTGTTCACCTCAGCGCCAGCACCAGGCGCCAGTGATCCAGCCGGCGGTGCAAGGGATGCCCCGGCTCCAGGCCGGCGTAAAGCGCCTGCAGCGCATCGACTTCGTGGCGCAGCAGGTCGACGACACCGCCGTCGGCTACCAACACCCGCTGCCAGCACGCCGGATCAAGCCCGATCGTGCCCAACGCTGGGTCGCACAGCGCCAGCGCCCACGCCGCGCGCGTCACCGCGTCCTGGGCGTAATCCTGGGCCACCAGCTGGAGTCCTGCCGGCTCGGGCAGCCAGTCACGCGAGCCGGCTGCGCGCAGCGTCTCGCCGCGGTGCTCCACCAGCAGCAGCGCGGGGTGGAGGCCGAGGGCGGCGTCGGCAGGCTCGGGCGCGGCGAGCGCAGCCAAGGAATGCTTGACCAGCCGGGGCTGGAAAGCCGGGTCGACCTCCGGCAAATGCTTCTTGATATGTTCGAGTGACCACGGGCGCTGCGGATTGGGCAGCTCGAACCAGGTGGCAAAGCGGTACTCCTGCTGAGCCGCCGCCTCCGGCAGCAGGAACATCGGCACGCCCACATTGGCGGTACGCGGTAGGCCCTTGACCGCCAGCTCGCGTGTCTCATGGTCGAGGCGGACCACCACCTTGGAGGCGGCACCCCCCTCGACCGCCAGCGACACGGACACGGCAAGCTCGTGGCCCGCCAGGTCGCTCCCGATGAAGTCCATCCATTGCTCCGCGTCCTTCACGCGCACCAGGAGCGCGTCCGCCGGCTTGTGGTCCGGGCCGCGCCGCGGCACCGCGTCCAGGCGCAAGCGTTCGAGCGCACGGACCACGTCCTTCACCTCGCCGACCCTGAAAGGCTGTGGGGGCACGGGCGCGAAGCCGGACGCGCGGCGCGTGCGCGCCTGCTCGGCGCAGGCCAAGACCGAGCCGGTGTCGCTGCAGGCGGTGTACCAACCCCCACCGCGCAAGGCATCGGCCACCATGCGGGACAGCAAGTCGATGCTGGCGATCTCAAAGCCGCGCACCGCCAGCGTCTGCGGCTCCATCCAGCCAGCGCCGCGAAGCCCGCGCGCCAGCTGCCGCGCCACGAAGCCGTCGCCGTCCAGCGTGCTCTGCGCGTCCGCGGCCCTCAAGCGCGGTTCGCCCATGGTGTCGAATCTGGCGCGGACCGTGAGCGTACGTTGCAGCGGCCATCGCTCGCTCCGCGTGCATGTCACCTCTTGGGGCCGGGAGCGTTCGCACCCATAGCCTGCCTGCTGCAAGCGGCCCGTG from Caldimonas brevitalea encodes the following:
- a CDS encoding SH3 domain-containing protein, producing MKDDAPLQLWPSRNLPAVAIAALILTTLECASAVAVPPAQPPRWVTADDVRVRTGPSPEHKVSGTLLRGAELILKSPTEISGFCLIEGQGQYGYVACKYLGTERIARRKAGEDGVDAAQRWVSGNGVTLREAPRLDAPVLARLALNTTVKLVREEAEGGYCEVQVFDGPIGFTACRYLTFTPVDLARIRGDRSADLSSSPDYDPERVFWLEPGWNALEAYADYLQKQQPGIPPEGPWPRDDGLERMKEHLALGLKGRKPAPYADWADLKRKASQNLDLGGEAGRLQAEGKNVSDEVWQRELRMNNIGHELQNEIGLWEPMQDPTSNENAAAPVIRLVRALEFPVARPSLFRSEADVAPPKATAEEGSGRFGIVFRQLFTSRQKRKREEDEVYGAGLYDMLARTQLLVRPVQRVQLFRDGRLQVEASLMRKSETLWRDVDEPMCRGWVPGFSYGAADPLIWRYFDAESPVEGSAGASESSKLNRNPPGTLFAFYASIDLPPGPAIRTETHVRLDRAATGFVRGVHLHYDLDGDHVPDIAVWEGQGRGPGHLGGTTTTDDRWYRLALVNINGAWKVLGSDVFSYGCGC
- a CDS encoding M20/M25/M40 family metallo-hydrolase, encoding MLKFATAAAAVFFLLTDVAHAQLSETEQRIVAAVKQRTPAALELLERSVRINSGTLNPEGVRAVGEIYRAELDALGFKTRWIDMPPSMKRAGHLVATQEGGQGKRVLLLGHLDTVFEKDSSVPLWERQGDRVRGQGVNDMKGGNVIMIEALRALKKVGALEHANVEIMFTGDEERTGVPLQMARADMVAMGKRANYALSFEGSIKRDGVDTASIARRSHGSWTLHVKGKAAHSMGVFSAQSGYGAIYETARILNAFREQVIEPALTFNPGLIFGGTDVSYNNDTATASAFGKSNVIARDAQALGDLRYLSPEQGERARQKMQTIVSTGNLPGTSATISFTEIYPPMPPTEAGRTLADLYSKASLDAGLGRIDIFDPSLRGAGDVQFVAPYTVGIDGLGAQGRGAHSDDEDLEIASIERGAVRAALLIYRLTQSASR
- a CDS encoding H-NS family nucleoid-associated regulatory protein, with product MPKTYAQLRNEMEALQRRMEAARKKEGAGALKEVRQLVALYGFTAEDLFGNESKRGAPRKTSSKAQKQDAPKYQDVNGNSWSGRGPRPAWLRAALENGELLESFLTQPPGQSKATGDDAAPAPAKKRRAGVKAAAAKKVTAKKPGRQVKAAGKKARAGGATGDAAASNASAQQGRKRSAASSAAAKPAAKKQRSAKAASARQVAAPTAALEDVGAQAAEA
- a CDS encoding SymE family type I addiction module toxin — protein: MFRTHERASPGPHRQVVETKVPWIRMQGKWLEAAGFGPRARVRIRIMGGCLVLTVD
- the glyA gene encoding serine hydroxymethyltransferase, which codes for MYYNHLSAADPTIAKLMKGEEHRQITGLELIASENYVSPAIMEAMGSVLNNRYSEGYPGRRYYGGQEFTDQIEQIAIDRAKALFRCEHANVQPHAGAPANIATYLALAEPGSTILGMELAHGGHLTHGHPVTHVAKIYNFVRYRMSDVETGRIDYDEMREVARREKPKILLAGFSAYPRELDYKVMREIATEVGAWAVADVAHIAGLIVGKQLANPFDAGFDVVLTTTHKSLRGPRGGMILSREASTGKLIDKSVFPSFQGGPIMQMVAAKAVAFQEAARPEFVDYAAQIIANAKTLAATLMERGARLITNGTDNHLMLVDSVSSWALSGGVAEKRLDEVGITLNKNMIPDEPRSAMDPSGVRMGTPALTTRGMKEAEMAQVADLIHRTLSAKDDNVLPGIREEVIGLAKRFPVPGISLPAGDSLA
- a CDS encoding class II aldolase/adducin family protein, translating into MGQVVAHALGEHTAVLLCNQGLVVVADTPRQSVVLALMLERACRIQLLAESQARP
- a CDS encoding H-NS family nucleoid-associated regulatory protein; translation: MVAPKKQGRKGSASVAAKYQDGKGSSWSGRGPRPRWLREALVR